The Faecalibacter sp. LW9 genome has a segment encoding these proteins:
- a CDS encoding aminoglycoside phosphotransferase family protein yields MEYILSYYFERPEDVLVQPITEGLINDTFQVSLGINRFILQKINTSIFKSPEVIISNTLAIGQHLKNNNYSKELVEIIPNRNGNFITFSNGEIWRMTKYIPNSVCISKVQSKEQAFEAAKCISEFHRLLNDFSTDRIQSSIPGFLDYRKRVNDFKLALKNANKERQYIARAEIDYINAHLSLIDEYLQIEFPTRVVHADAKIGNFLFDANDSMKPIALIDWDTILPGNMLCDFGDMIRTYSNLKVEDDPEGKNNFSLTYYQSVKDGFLYHLTDVLTEKEIEATDLTAFVVILIQAIRFLTDYLNGDIYYHTTRENQNLDRTINQINLLKAIEEELCIH; encoded by the coding sequence ATGGAGTATATTTTATCCTATTATTTTGAACGACCCGAAGATGTTCTCGTTCAACCCATCACTGAGGGACTAATTAATGATACTTTTCAAGTAAGTTTAGGAATTAATCGTTTTATTCTCCAAAAGATTAATACGTCAATTTTTAAATCACCCGAAGTAATAATTTCTAATACTTTGGCCATTGGTCAACATTTGAAAAACAATAATTATTCAAAAGAGTTGGTAGAAATTATTCCGAATCGAAATGGAAATTTCATCACATTTTCAAATGGTGAAATCTGGCGCATGACAAAATATATCCCTAATTCGGTATGTATTAGTAAAGTACAGTCTAAAGAACAGGCTTTTGAAGCTGCGAAATGTATCAGTGAGTTTCATCGTTTACTTAATGATTTTTCAACGGATCGTATACAATCGTCCATACCAGGTTTTTTGGATTATAGAAAAAGAGTAAATGATTTTAAATTGGCTCTGAAAAATGCCAATAAAGAGCGTCAATACATTGCAAGAGCTGAAATTGATTATATTAATGCTCATCTTTCTTTAATCGATGAATATCTTCAAATCGAATTTCCAACAAGAGTGGTTCATGCAGACGCGAAAATTGGAAATTTTTTATTCGATGCAAATGATTCGATGAAACCTATTGCATTAATTGATTGGGACACCATTTTACCGGGAAATATGTTATGTGATTTTGGTGACATGATTCGGACCTATTCTAATTTAAAAGTTGAAGATGATCCTGAAGGAAAGAATAATTTTTCATTAACATATTATCAATCAGTTAAAGATGGTTTTTTATATCATTTGACCGATGTTTTAACAGAAAAAGAGATCGAAGCAACGGATCTCACAGCTTTTGTTGTAATATTAATTCAAGCGATTCGATTTTTGACAGATTATTTAAATGGTGATATATACTACCATACGACGCGAGAAAATCAAAATTTAGATCGTACGATTAATCAAATTAATTTGCTAAAAGCGATTGAAGAAGAATTATGCATTCATTAA
- a CDS encoding FKBP-type peptidyl-prolyl cis-trans isomerase: MKKFLFATLVLFSLWSCDNQVVQYPVSYNNDDFMQRSQERGKILLQEEVSWFNDYRAKSDLKFNKTESGIWITNAGVKTNTTAKVGDYINFTYQVYDLDNNIIYNYNEIGEQKVILGKADIIRGLHSSLQLIEEGTQARVLLPSFLSYGGMGDDAKIGPNQPLILDIKVNTIKKN; encoded by the coding sequence ATGAAAAAATTTCTTTTTGCAACACTCGTTCTATTTTCCCTATGGAGTTGTGATAATCAGGTGGTACAATATCCTGTGAGTTATAATAATGATGATTTTATGCAACGCTCGCAAGAACGAGGAAAAATTTTATTGCAAGAAGAAGTCTCTTGGTTTAATGATTATAGAGCCAAATCAGATTTAAAATTTAATAAAACTGAAAGCGGAATTTGGATAACCAATGCGGGAGTAAAAACGAATACAACTGCCAAAGTGGGAGATTATATCAATTTCACTTATCAAGTATATGATTTAGATAATAATATCATTTATAATTACAATGAAATCGGTGAACAAAAAGTTATTTTAGGTAAAGCCGATATCATCAGAGGTCTACATTCCTCCTTACAATTAATTGAAGAAGGAACGCAAGCCCGTGTACTTCTACCCTCTTTTTTAAGCTATGGTGGAATGGGTGATGATGCTAAAATTGGACCTAACCAACCCTTAATTTTAGACATTAAAGTAAACACAATAAAGAAAAATTAA
- a CDS encoding Gfo/Idh/MocA family protein yields MNRRTFLQNASIASFGALILPQSLFAYNHQSKKVRVGLIGVGMRGQVHLNELLKREDVEVVALAEPDSRMIERCNKIFERNNKKPVQYFSKGEYDYRNLLKIKNLDAVVISTPWEWHEIQTLESMKAGKIVGLEVCGALNLEECWKYVDCYEETKVPIFMMENVCYRRDILSVFNMVRKGKFGTIVHGQGGYQHDLRNVLFNDGKQPYGGGVEFGDKGFSEAAWRTNHYVKRNGELYPTHGLGPVATMMDVNRGNRITHLTAMASKQAGLTDYIVKQAGENHPNAKVQFKQGDIVQTILKCENGETILLTHDTSLQRPYNLGFRVQGTNGIWQDIGSGGFNQGFLYFENEMEKNHKWTNSEEYLKQYDHPLWKKYEKQAEGAGHGGMDFFLINDFIECIKNNREFPFDVYDLATWYVVTPLSEKSIAENGSSQVMPDFTRGKYKTRKPIFGFENNI; encoded by the coding sequence ATGAACCGTCGAACTTTTTTACAAAATGCATCAATTGCTTCTTTTGGAGCTTTGATCTTACCACAATCGTTGTTTGCTTATAATCATCAATCTAAAAAAGTTCGTGTAGGACTTATTGGCGTAGGAATGCGTGGACAAGTTCACTTAAACGAATTATTGAAACGAGAGGATGTGGAAGTCGTAGCTTTAGCTGAACCTGATTCTCGAATGATTGAACGATGCAATAAGATTTTTGAGCGTAACAATAAAAAGCCGGTTCAATATTTTAGTAAAGGGGAATATGATTATCGTAATTTATTAAAAATTAAGAATCTAGATGCAGTAGTGATATCGACTCCATGGGAGTGGCATGAAATTCAGACTTTAGAATCCATGAAAGCGGGTAAAATTGTAGGCTTAGAAGTTTGTGGAGCATTAAATCTAGAAGAATGTTGGAAATACGTGGATTGTTATGAAGAAACTAAAGTCCCTATTTTTATGATGGAAAATGTTTGTTATCGACGTGATATATTATCTGTTTTTAACATGGTTCGTAAAGGGAAATTTGGAACAATTGTACATGGACAAGGAGGCTACCAACATGATTTAAGAAACGTACTATTTAACGATGGTAAACAACCATATGGTGGTGGAGTTGAATTCGGGGATAAAGGTTTTTCAGAGGCTGCTTGGCGTACCAACCATTATGTAAAACGTAATGGGGAATTATACCCAACGCATGGTTTAGGTCCAGTAGCTACAATGATGGATGTTAATCGAGGCAATCGTATAACTCATCTTACAGCAATGGCTTCTAAGCAAGCAGGATTAACTGATTATATCGTAAAACAGGCGGGAGAAAATCACCCAAATGCAAAAGTGCAATTCAAGCAAGGGGATATTGTACAAACCATTTTAAAATGCGAGAATGGTGAAACGATTTTATTAACGCATGACACCTCTCTACAACGTCCGTATAACTTAGGTTTCCGTGTACAAGGAACCAATGGAATTTGGCAAGATATAGGTTCGGGTGGTTTTAATCAAGGATTCTTATATTTTGAAAATGAGATGGAAAAAAATCACAAATGGACGAACTCTGAAGAATATTTAAAACAATATGATCATCCTTTATGGAAAAAATATGAAAAACAAGCTGAAGGCGCTGGTCATGGCGGGATGGATTTTTTCTTAATAAATGATTTTATTGAATGTATAAAGAATAATCGTGAGTTTCCATTTGATGTTTATGATTTAGCCACTTGGTATGTAGTGACGCCATTAAGTGAAAAATCTATTGCAGAAAATGGATCATCACAAGTAATGCCTGATTTTACAAGAGGAAAATATAAAACAAGAAAACCAATTTTTGGATTTGAAAACAATATCTAA
- a CDS encoding ABC transporter ATP-binding protein, protein MQKILEINHLTKKFGSFTAVNDISFSVEKGNVYGLLGPNGSGKSTTLGVILNILNPTQGNWKWFDEEPNKDTLKKIGAIIESPKFYPYLSAEKNLEIVADIKGVPYSKIDEKLELVGLLDRKKDKFQNYSLGMKQRLAIAGALLNDPQVLILDEPTNGLDPQGIIQIRELILKIASLGTTIILASHLLDEVEKVCTHVVVLKQGKMLFAGEVDHISASYGIIELNANNKDELIAALHQMPYFSKIVVKPKTIEAVLNTEVSTVEINQKLYEQGIILSHLVMRKDSLEHKFFQLIQQNN, encoded by the coding sequence ATGCAAAAAATACTTGAAATAAACCATCTGACGAAAAAATTTGGTTCTTTCACAGCCGTAAATGACATAAGCTTTTCGGTAGAAAAAGGAAATGTATACGGATTACTTGGACCAAATGGGAGTGGTAAATCAACAACTTTAGGGGTTATTCTAAACATTCTGAATCCTACACAAGGAAATTGGAAATGGTTTGATGAAGAACCCAATAAAGATACCTTAAAGAAAATCGGAGCCATAATCGAAAGTCCTAAATTTTATCCTTATCTATCAGCGGAAAAAAATTTAGAAATTGTAGCAGACATCAAAGGTGTTCCGTATTCTAAAATCGATGAGAAACTTGAATTAGTTGGTTTACTTGATCGTAAAAAAGATAAATTTCAAAATTATTCCTTAGGTATGAAACAACGTCTAGCGATTGCTGGAGCGTTGTTAAATGATCCGCAAGTTCTAATTTTAGATGAACCTACCAACGGACTTGATCCGCAAGGGATTATCCAAATCAGAGAATTAATTTTAAAAATTGCATCTTTGGGAACAACAATTATTTTAGCTTCTCACCTTTTAGATGAAGTTGAAAAAGTGTGTACTCACGTTGTTGTACTCAAGCAAGGTAAAATGCTCTTTGCTGGAGAAGTGGATCACATTAGTGCTTCTTATGGTATAATAGAACTGAATGCAAACAATAAAGATGAATTAATAGCTGCCCTTCATCAAATGCCTTATTTCTCTAAAATTGTAGTAAAACCTAAAACAATTGAAGCTGTATTAAATACTGAAGTATCAACTGTTGAAATCAATCAAAAATTATACGAACAAGGAATCATCCTATCCCATTTAGTCATGCGAAAAGATAGCCTAGAACATAAATTCTTCCAATTAATTCAACAAAACAATTAA
- a CDS encoding ABC transporter permease: MNRLLRIEWNKFFYNKGTRIFLILYFILIGLMGAVLPNIKPQINGIQVNFIEMGALNFPVIWHNITWLIGFGKLFLAVIVINNISNEYSFGTFKQNTIDGLSRLEFFSSKLYMNVLFVFASTLLVFGIVFGLGATFAEVFEPFSGIEFLLGYFVEILAFVALAMFLAFLFKKSTFAILIIFVLYIVELILKGIEAFFFFKPSIDGEEKYTFITSYLPLAANGNIIDYPPVSLTQYLTSGKLFTSSAVHWEYLSINIFYILAFFGLSYILIKKRDL, translated from the coding sequence ATGAACAGATTATTACGTATCGAATGGAATAAGTTTTTTTACAATAAAGGAACTCGAATTTTCTTAATCTTATATTTTATATTGATTGGATTAATGGGGGCTGTTTTACCCAATATAAAACCTCAAATAAATGGAATTCAAGTAAATTTCATTGAAATGGGCGCCTTGAACTTCCCTGTTATTTGGCATAATATCACTTGGTTGATTGGATTTGGAAAACTTTTTTTAGCTGTTATCGTCATTAATAATATTTCGAATGAATATTCATTTGGAACATTTAAACAAAATACTATTGATGGATTATCACGCCTTGAATTTTTTTCATCCAAACTTTATATGAATGTTTTATTTGTTTTTGCCTCAACCTTATTGGTTTTTGGAATTGTCTTTGGATTGGGCGCAACATTCGCAGAAGTATTCGAACCATTTTCGGGAATAGAATTTCTATTGGGATATTTCGTCGAGATTTTAGCATTTGTTGCCCTAGCAATGTTTTTAGCCTTTTTATTCAAGAAAAGCACGTTTGCCATTTTAATTATTTTTGTATTATATATTGTTGAATTAATATTAAAAGGGATAGAAGCTTTCTTCTTTTTTAAACCGTCTATTGATGGAGAAGAAAAATATACATTTATAACTTCTTATTTGCCATTAGCAGCCAATGGAAATATTATCGATTATCCTCCAGTAAGTTTAACTCAATACCTTACTTCAGGGAAATTATTTACTTCATCTGCTGTACATTGGGAATATTTAAGCATCAATATTTTTTATATTCTAGCATTTTTTGGATTGTCCTATATCTTAATCAAAAAAAGAGATTTATAG
- a CDS encoding ChaN family lipoprotein has translation MKKIYSLFIIMVVPFILNAQDLKSYQFYNKKGKPIKFHQMVKHLADYDVVLFGEHHNNSTNHWLQLQLLKSLFEARKGQLIVGAEMFERDNQEGINQYLKGIINENQLKDHVRLWSNYKTDYHPLLSFSKVHQIPFIATNIPRKYASVVAKKGVEELMNYSSEEKQWMVEMPFPIDYSAPGYPEMIAMMGDHRDKRSENFVAAQAIKDATMAESIVKYYKSNTLFLHFNGDYHSKQYGGIYWYLKQFKPNLKVAVIQIYESNSKDLAIKKEEFKNFIFTDFTLVLPEDTIKTY, from the coding sequence GTGAAAAAAATATATAGTTTGTTCATTATAATGGTTGTTCCTTTTATATTGAATGCTCAAGATTTAAAATCATATCAATTTTATAATAAAAAGGGTAAACCCATTAAATTTCATCAAATGGTGAAACATTTGGCTGATTATGATGTGGTTTTATTTGGCGAACATCATAATAATTCAACAAATCATTGGCTACAATTGCAATTATTAAAAAGTTTGTTTGAAGCAAGGAAAGGGCAGTTAATCGTTGGAGCAGAAATGTTTGAACGTGATAATCAAGAGGGAATAAATCAATATTTGAAAGGTATAATTAATGAAAATCAACTTAAAGATCACGTACGATTATGGTCGAATTATAAAACAGATTATCATCCTTTATTATCTTTTTCTAAAGTTCATCAGATTCCATTTATAGCCACGAATATACCGAGGAAATATGCCTCAGTAGTTGCGAAAAAGGGAGTAGAAGAATTAATGAATTATAGTTCGGAAGAAAAACAATGGATGGTCGAAATGCCTTTTCCTATTGATTATTCCGCGCCAGGATACCCTGAAATGATAGCGATGATGGGGGATCATAGAGATAAAAGATCGGAAAATTTTGTGGCAGCACAAGCCATAAAAGATGCTACAATGGCTGAATCTATCGTTAAATATTATAAATCCAATACCTTATTCTTACATTTTAATGGGGATTATCATTCAAAGCAATATGGTGGAATTTATTGGTATTTAAAGCAATTTAAACCAAATTTAAAAGTTGCAGTGATTCAGATTTATGAGTCTAATTCAAAGGATTTAGCGATAAAAAAAGAAGAGTTTAAAAATTTTATTTTTACTGATTTTACGTTAGTTTTACCAGAAGATACAATCAAAACATATTAA
- the arsC gene encoding arsenate reductase (glutaredoxin) (This arsenate reductase requires both glutathione and glutaredoxin to convert arsenate to arsenite, after which the efflux transporter formed by ArsA and ArsB can extrude the arsenite from the cell, providing resistance.), translating into MYTILHNSRCGKSRDAVNYLEEQGVEFQVREYLKDELSFEELKSILDALQIAPIELIRTNESIWKEQFKGKDWSDDELIKIMIKHPKLIQRPIVLKDNQGVVGRPLELIQEFIKK; encoded by the coding sequence ATGTACACCATATTACATAATTCTCGTTGCGGAAAAAGTAGAGATGCCGTAAATTACCTTGAAGAGCAAGGTGTTGAATTTCAGGTTCGTGAGTATTTAAAAGATGAACTGTCTTTTGAGGAATTAAAATCCATTCTTGATGCACTTCAAATAGCACCAATCGAATTAATACGTACTAATGAATCCATTTGGAAAGAACAATTTAAAGGGAAAGATTGGTCAGATGATGAATTGATTAAAATTATGATTAAACATCCAAAATTAATTCAGCGTCCTATTGTATTAAAAGATAATCAAGGAGTTGTAGGGCGTCCTCTTGAGTTAATTCAAGAATTTATTAAAAAATAA
- a CDS encoding nucleotidyltransferase family protein encodes MKTISNQLSLVILAGGMGSRYKGQKQVDPIGPNRESLMEYSIYDAMEVGIKHFVFIVNQNFDNETKKYYQKLIEKKEAHVEFILQTTYTAVSRDFFDNIIDRQKPWGTGHALLCAKSHVLNPFIVINADDFYGRNAYKMAMQFITNENITPNKYGIIAYELGKTLSENGSVSRGICKISNQILKDVVEHTNILRSGETIVFEEDNISGIMDESTPVSMNFWVLHPSVFKVLEHQFEEFMKQNSKELKKEFFLPQVINQLIHDDIVEVIVENSKDQWFGMTYPGDKHIVQDEIMEKISEGIYPKHLWV; translated from the coding sequence TTGAAAACAATATCTAATCAACTATCCTTAGTGATTCTAGCTGGCGGAATGGGTAGTCGATACAAAGGCCAGAAACAAGTAGACCCTATTGGACCCAATCGCGAATCATTGATGGAATATTCCATTTATGACGCGATGGAAGTGGGAATAAAACATTTTGTATTTATCGTGAATCAAAATTTTGATAACGAAACCAAAAAATACTATCAAAAATTAATCGAAAAGAAAGAAGCACACGTTGAGTTTATTCTACAAACAACATACACTGCAGTTTCACGTGATTTCTTCGATAATATTATCGATCGTCAGAAGCCGTGGGGCACAGGACATGCGTTACTTTGTGCTAAAAGCCACGTTCTAAATCCATTCATAGTCATCAATGCTGATGATTTTTATGGTCGTAATGCTTATAAAATGGCAATGCAATTCATTACAAATGAAAATATAACGCCTAACAAATATGGAATTATAGCCTACGAATTAGGAAAAACGTTAAGCGAGAATGGAAGTGTATCGCGTGGAATTTGTAAAATTTCGAATCAAATTCTAAAAGATGTTGTTGAACACACCAATATCTTGCGTTCAGGTGAAACCATTGTTTTTGAAGAGGATAATATCTCAGGTATAATGGATGAATCTACACCAGTTTCTATGAATTTTTGGGTATTGCATCCATCTGTATTTAAAGTTTTAGAACATCAGTTCGAAGAATTTATGAAGCAAAATTCTAAAGAATTAAAAAAAGAATTCTTTTTACCACAAGTCATTAATCAATTAATCCATGATGATATTGTTGAAGTTATTGTAGAGAATTCTAAAGATCAATGGTTTGGAATGACTTACCCTGGAGATAAACATATCGTACAAGATGAAATTATGGAAAAGATTTCAGAAGGTATTTATCCTAAACATTTATGGGTGTAA
- a CDS encoding IS1182 family transposase, with protein MYTSSKIVFKDYNPKENLLFPPNLSELIEEKHPVRVISNIIDGLAIKNLINSYKPYGTSSYHPKMLLKVLIYGYLSNIYSSRKLEQALKENIHFMWLSGMNRPDHNTINRFRSERLKGKLKSIFTQIVLLLEKEGIVSLTTTFVDGTKIEANANRYTFVWGRAIKKHKARISEQLEDLWNYAESVAKEELQNTENIEFKEIDSEKVTQTIDKINEVLKDKKIPSKIRQKLNYGKKNWSKNLEKYKKQEEILQQRNSYSKTDTDATFMRMKEDHMKNGQLKPAYNLQISTNKQYILHYSIHHNPTDTKTLKPHLAGFEQHYHRTPKELVADAGYGSEENYNLLKSKKIKPYVKYNYFRKDQKSGQITSSESNPKLAKIREKAYKLLNTVKGIKLRKQRCHDVEPVFAEIKHNKNFKRFMLRGVDKVEIEVGLLAIAHNLKKMAKIT; from the coding sequence GTGTATACTAGTTCGAAAATAGTCTTTAAAGATTACAATCCCAAAGAAAATTTGCTTTTTCCTCCAAATTTATCGGAGTTGATAGAAGAAAAGCATCCTGTTAGAGTTATTTCCAATATAATAGATGGTTTAGCAATTAAAAATCTTATTAATAGCTATAAACCATATGGAACATCATCTTATCACCCAAAAATGCTTCTGAAAGTGTTGATTTATGGCTACCTAAGTAATATTTATTCAAGCCGTAAATTAGAACAAGCACTGAAAGAAAATATTCATTTTATGTGGCTTTCTGGAATGAATCGTCCTGACCATAATACGATAAATCGCTTTCGTAGCGAGCGATTAAAAGGTAAACTGAAATCTATATTCACTCAAATAGTCTTGCTTTTAGAAAAAGAAGGAATCGTTAGTTTAACAACCACTTTTGTTGATGGGACTAAGATTGAGGCAAACGCTAATCGCTATACATTCGTTTGGGGAAGAGCGATTAAAAAACACAAAGCTAGAATTTCTGAGCAGTTAGAAGACTTATGGAATTACGCAGAAAGTGTAGCAAAAGAAGAGCTTCAAAACACAGAAAATATTGAATTTAAAGAAATCGATTCTGAAAAAGTCACACAAACAATTGATAAGATAAATGAAGTTTTGAAAGATAAAAAAATCCCATCAAAGATTCGTCAAAAGCTCAATTATGGAAAGAAAAATTGGTCTAAGAATTTAGAAAAATACAAAAAACAAGAAGAGATTTTACAACAAAGAAATTCTTACTCTAAGACCGATACAGATGCTACATTTATGAGAATGAAAGAAGATCATATGAAAAATGGTCAGCTAAAACCCGCTTATAATCTGCAAATCTCCACGAATAAACAGTATATTTTACATTATTCTATTCACCATAATCCAACCGATACAAAAACTCTAAAACCTCATTTAGCAGGTTTTGAGCAGCATTACCATAGAACTCCAAAAGAGCTTGTAGCCGATGCGGGCTATGGCTCAGAAGAAAATTATAACTTGCTTAAATCAAAAAAGATAAAACCTTACGTAAAATACAATTACTTCAGAAAAGATCAAAAATCAGGACAAATTACTTCTTCAGAGAGCAATCCCAAACTGGCTAAAATAAGAGAAAAAGCATATAAACTTCTCAATACAGTGAAAGGTATCAAACTCAGAAAACAAAGATGTCACGATGTTGAACCAGTTTTTGCCGAAATAAAACACAACAAAAACTTTAAACGATTTATGTTAAGAGGAGTTGATAAAGTCGAAATTGAAGTCGGCTTACTTGCTATTGCTCATAACTTAAAGAAAATGGCGAAAATCACCTGA
- a CDS encoding DHH family phosphoesterase codes for MQMTNFDALKELLSTPKKIAILPHKNPDGDAIGSTLAMYHYLRKHQHTCNIVAPNDFPKFLKWLPSAKEIVIADYQPKRAEAIIHQADIIFILDFNTVTRIDDLGNWVERSKAPKVLIDHHREPDQFDFMYSDIEMPATCQMVYNFIEAMGDVDLIDDVIAPCIYTGMMTDTGGFRFRNTSSSTHRIVADLIDRGVEVDKVTSYVNDSQSEARLKLLSLTLNNLTFLPEYRTAFMFLKREDLLENGFQKGDTEGFVNYGLSVENYIFSVIFIEDTVHNFIKISLRSKGDFDVNELSRKYFNGGGHMNAAGGRSDVPMEETIQFFKSILPEYQESLLKVEI; via the coding sequence ATGCAAATGACGAATTTTGACGCTTTAAAAGAATTGTTATCGACACCAAAGAAGATTGCAATTTTACCCCATAAAAATCCAGATGGAGACGCAATTGGCTCAACATTAGCCATGTACCATTACTTAAGAAAACATCAACATACATGCAATATCGTTGCACCAAACGACTTTCCTAAATTTTTGAAATGGTTGCCTTCTGCAAAAGAAATTGTAATTGCAGATTATCAACCAAAACGCGCGGAGGCTATTATTCACCAAGCGGATATTATTTTTATTTTAGATTTTAATACAGTGACACGTATTGATGATTTAGGGAACTGGGTAGAACGATCGAAAGCTCCAAAAGTTTTAATTGATCATCACAGAGAGCCTGATCAATTTGATTTTATGTACTCTGATATTGAAATGCCTGCTACATGTCAAATGGTTTATAATTTTATTGAAGCCATGGGTGACGTAGATTTAATTGATGATGTGATTGCTCCTTGTATATATACCGGAATGATGACGGATACCGGAGGATTTAGATTTAGAAATACTTCCTCATCAACACATCGTATAGTTGCCGATTTAATAGACCGTGGTGTTGAAGTTGATAAAGTGACTTCTTATGTTAACGATTCTCAATCCGAAGCACGTCTTAAATTATTATCCTTAACTCTAAATAATTTAACATTCTTACCTGAATATCGTACTGCTTTTATGTTTTTAAAACGTGAAGACTTATTGGAAAATGGTTTTCAAAAAGGAGATACAGAAGGGTTTGTAAATTATGGTTTAAGTGTAGAAAATTATATTTTCTCAGTTATTTTTATCGAAGACACTGTTCATAATTTTATTAAAATCTCACTTCGTTCAAAAGGTGATTTTGATGTTAATGAATTGTCTCGAAAATATTTCAATGGTGGAGGACATATGAATGCTGCTGGCGGAAGATCTGACGTACCAATGGAAGAAACCATCCAATTTTTTAAATCGATATTACCAGAATATCAAGAAAGTTTATTAAAAGTTGAAATCTAA
- a CDS encoding peptidylprolyl isomerase, with the protein MKKLVLILTIITTLVSCGVKIPKSMSKEEFKNLEDGLYAKMTTNHGAMTIKLYEEQAPMTVANFVGLAEGTKENKAKAKGVPYYDGLVFHRVIKDFMIQGGDPDGIGTGGPGYDFEDEFDASLKHDGKGVLSMANAGPGTNGSQFFITEVATPWLDGRHTVFGKVIEGLEVIDSIANVEKTPNDKPIVPVVIEKLEIARKGDKYAKYDGNKAFDEAKANHAKKQAEAAAKKQAELDAEIARQKELEAKATSTASGLKYVILEEGNGEVPAHGEAIKTHYTLRLADGEKLDSSYDRNQPLDVQVGVTGLIQGWMEALTLFKKGSKVFLIIPSELGYGSRGAGGVVPANATLYFDMEVLN; encoded by the coding sequence ATGAAAAAACTAGTATTAATCTTAACAATCATAACGACGTTAGTAAGTTGTGGTGTTAAAATACCAAAATCGATGAGTAAAGAAGAATTTAAAAATTTAGAAGACGGATTGTATGCTAAAATGACAACTAATCATGGAGCAATGACAATCAAATTATACGAAGAACAAGCACCTATGACGGTTGCTAATTTCGTGGGATTAGCTGAAGGAACAAAAGAAAACAAAGCTAAAGCTAAAGGTGTTCCTTACTATGACGGACTTGTTTTCCACCGTGTAATTAAAGATTTTATGATCCAAGGTGGTGATCCTGACGGAATCGGAACGGGAGGACCAGGATATGATTTTGAAGATGAATTTGATGCTTCATTAAAACACGATGGGAAAGGTGTATTATCTATGGCTAATGCTGGACCAGGGACAAACGGTTCTCAATTCTTCATTACAGAAGTGGCTACACCATGGTTAGACGGACGTCATACTGTTTTTGGTAAAGTAATCGAAGGATTAGAAGTTATTGATTCTATTGCTAATGTCGAAAAAACTCCAAACGATAAACCTATTGTTCCTGTAGTAATTGAAAAATTAGAAATTGCTCGTAAAGGTGACAAATATGCAAAATATGATGGAAATAAAGCATTTGATGAAGCAAAAGCCAATCATGCAAAAAAGCAAGCTGAAGCTGCAGCAAAAAAGCAAGCTGAATTAGACGCCGAAATTGCTCGTCAAAAAGAGTTAGAAGCAAAAGCTACATCAACAGCTTCTGGATTAAAATATGTTATTTTAGAAGAAGGTAATGGTGAAGTTCCAGCTCATGGAGAAGCTATTAAAACACACTATACATTGCGTTTAGCTGATGGTGAAAAATTAGATTCTTCATATGATCGCAATCAACCATTAGATGTTCAAGTGGGTGTGACTGGATTAATTCAAGGATGGATGGAAGCATTAACTTTATTCAAAAAAGGATCTAAAGTATTCTTAATTATTCCTTCTGAATTAGGATATGGATCAAGAGGTGCTGGTGGCGTTGTACCTGCTAATGCTACTTTATATTTCGATATGGAAGTTTTAAATTAA